One Oryza brachyantha chromosome 3, ObraRS2, whole genome shotgun sequence DNA segment encodes these proteins:
- the LOC102718730 gene encoding cell number regulator 10-like, whose amino-acid sequence MQVDKPAAAPVSGVPVGSGASWSSGLFDCFDDFGLCCLTWWCPCVTFGRVAEMVDMGATSCGDSGAMYALLATVTGCQWIYTYPYRGKMRGQYGLADEPCGDCCVHFCCERCALCQEYRELTHRGYHPSLGWQLNMERRAAATAPPAVHYMAR is encoded by the exons ATGCAGGTAGACAAGCCAGCAGCCGCGCCAGTGTCCGGCGTCCCCGTCGGCTCCGGCGCCAGCTGGTCGTCCGGACTCTTCGACTGCTTCGACGACTTCGGCCTAT GCTGCCTGACATGGTGGTGCCCGTGCGTCACGTTCGGGCGGGTGGCGGAGATGGTGGACATGGGCGCGACGTCgtgcggcgacagcggcgccaTGTACGCGCTGCTGGCGACGGTGACCGGGTGCCAGTGGATCTACACCTACCCGTACCGCGGCAAGATGCGCGGCCAGTACGGCCTCGCCGACGAGCCCTGCGGCGACTGCTGCGTCCACTTCTGCTGCGAGCGGTGCGCGCTCTGCCAGGAGTACAGGGAGCTCACCCACCGCGGCTACCACCCCAGCCTCGGGTGGCAACTCAACATggagcgccgcgccgccgccaccgccccgcccgccGTGCACTACATGGCACGCTAG
- the LOC102720415 gene encoding uncharacterized protein LOC102720415 — protein MAAVSLRLVVVVVVAVAVTISVRSAAATVTVEDACRHTKHEAYCVKVLSARPESKAAADMPALAELALSLAAESGAEAASFVRNLEKMPGGMPPECLEGCLAKFQDAVAELRRSKAALEERRDAVGAKVGVSEARADGDTCMEECQKVEGGAAPDIVDRIGELGKLCAVALALTDASMSKRP, from the coding sequence ATGGCTGCTGTTTCTCTccgtctcgtcgtcgtcgtcgtcgtcgccgtcgccgtcacgatCTCCgtccggagcgccgccgccacggtcACCGTGGAGGACGCGTGCCGGCACACGAAGCACGAGGCGTACTGCGTGAAGGTGCTGTCGGCGAGGCCGGagagcaaggcggcggcggacatgCCGGCGCTGGCGGAGCTGGCGCTGTCGCTGGCGGCGGAgagcggggcggaggcggcgagcttcgTGAGGAACCTGGAGAAGATGCCCGGCGGGATGCCGCCGGAGTGCCTGGAGGGGTGCTTGGCCAAGTTCCAGGATGCGGTGGCGGAGCTGCGGCGGTCCAAGGCCGCGCTGGAGGAGCGCCGGGACGCCGTCGGCGCGAAGGTGGGGGTGTCGGAGGCGAGGGCGGACGGCGACACGTGCATGGAGGAGTGCCAGAAggtggagggcggcgccgcgccggacATCGTCGACAGGATCGGCGAGCTCGGCAAGCtctgcgccgtcgccctcgccctcaCCGACGCGTCCATGAGCAAACGCCCGTAG
- the LOC102719288 gene encoding uncharacterized protein LOC102719288 produces MAAARGSPLLLLPLILSASSSLFLLARPAAAGSPLMMACAKTPHPDVCITVLSAIPECRAGGDNPQLLAEHAIRSAAAIGAAAGTFAHAELDIVKDTDTWQCLDECAEDIEEAVSHLDDSEGDVDIAAKFRDVRLFMDVADRDTWSCEESCRDAPPSPVKATMLDKNEAFERFLRITRSLIEQAIGPVDAPTPEPATTTDSSP; encoded by the coding sequence atggcggcggcacgcggctccccgcttcttcttcttcctctgatCCTCTCCGCCTCCAgctccctcttcctcctggcccgccccgccgccgcgggcagCCCCCTGATGATGGCGTGCGCCAAGACGCCGCACCCGGACGTCTGCATCACCGTGCTGTCGGCCATCCCGGAGTGCAGGGCCGGTGGCGACAACCCGCAGCTCCTGGCCGAGCACGCCATccggtccgccgccgccatcggcgcggcggccggcacgTTCGCGCACGCGGAGCTGGACATCGTGAAGGACACCGACACGTGGCAGTGCCTGGACGAGTGCGCGGAGGACATCGAGGAGGCCGTCTCCCACCTCGACGACTCCGAGGGCGACGTCGACATCGCCGCCAAGTTCCGGGACGTGCGCCTCTTCATGGACGTCGCCGACAGGGACACCTGGTCCTGCGAGGAGAGCTGCCGGGACGCGCCGCCCTCCCCCGTCAAGGCCACCATGCTCGACAAGAACGAGGCCTTCGAGAGGTTCTTGCGGATCACCCGCTCGCTCATCGAGCAGGCCATCGGACCCGTCGacgcgccgacgccggagccggcgacgacgaccgactCCTCGCCGTGA
- the LOC102720129 gene encoding cell number regulator 10-like, translated as MAKPTAGPVTGLPVGSAAWSSGLCDCFDDCGLCCLTCWCPCITFGRVAEMVDRGSSSCGSSGALYGLLCALTGCQWIYSCTYRGKMRAQHGLADGACGDCCVHFWCEQCALCQEYRELVARGYDPKLGWHLNVERGNAAAPAAQHMSR; from the exons ATGGCCAAGCCAACCGCCGGCCCGGTCACCGGCCTCCCCGTCGGCTCCGCCGCGTGGTCCTCCGGCCTCTGCGACTGCTTCGACGACTGCGGCCTCT GTTGCCTGACGTGCTGGTGCCCGTGCATCACGTTCGGGAGGGTGGCGGAGATGGTGGACAGggggtcgtcgtcgtgcggCTCGAGCGGGGCGCTGTACGGGCTGCTGTGCGCGCTCACGGGGTGCCAGTGGATCTACTCCTGCACCTACCGCGGCAAGATGCGCGCGCAGCAcggcctcgccgacggcgccTGCGGCGACTGCTGCGTCCACTTCTGGTGCGAGCAGTGCGCGCTCTGCCAGGAGTACCGGGAGCTCGTCGCCCGCGGCTACGACCCCAAGCTCGGCTGGCACCTCAACGTCGAGCGCggcaacgccgccgccccagcCGCGCAGCACATGAGCCGTTGA